In Synechococcus sp. CC9616, the following are encoded in one genomic region:
- a CDS encoding response regulator transcription factor — translation MKPCILLIEDDRDMRDLVSGHLEHSGFDVQRADDGIKGQALALQYTPDLILLDLMLPKVDGLTLCQRLRRDERTASIPILMLTALGGTKDKVSGFNSGADDYLTKPFDLEELQARVKALLRRSDRAPVGSSNHNEILSYGPLTLVPERFEAIWFDSPVRLTHLEFELLHCLLQRHGQTVAPSLILKEVWGYEPDDDIETIRVHVRHLRTKLEPDPRKPRFIKTVYGAGYCLELPTGGQLDGLQDAVAMAREERNLQQGDRASA, via the coding sequence ATGAAGCCCTGCATCCTGCTAATCGAAGACGACCGGGACATGAGAGACCTGGTGAGCGGCCACCTCGAGCACAGCGGTTTTGATGTTCAGCGCGCTGATGATGGGATCAAAGGCCAAGCTCTGGCGTTGCAATACACACCGGATCTGATCCTTCTCGATCTGATGCTTCCCAAAGTTGACGGTCTCACGCTCTGTCAACGACTGCGCCGTGATGAGCGCACAGCCAGCATTCCGATCCTGATGCTGACCGCTCTTGGCGGAACCAAGGACAAGGTGAGTGGTTTCAACTCCGGTGCTGACGATTACTTGACTAAACCCTTCGACCTCGAAGAACTTCAGGCACGCGTGAAAGCTCTGTTACGTCGCAGTGACAGAGCACCTGTTGGATCCAGCAATCACAACGAAATCCTCAGTTACGGCCCGCTCACCCTTGTCCCTGAACGCTTCGAAGCCATCTGGTTCGACAGCCCTGTTCGACTGACCCATCTCGAATTCGAACTCCTGCACTGTCTCCTGCAGCGTCATGGCCAGACCGTGGCACCGTCGCTGATTCTCAAAGAGGTCTGGGGATACGAACCGGATGACGACATCGAAACCATCCGGGTTCACGTTCGTCACCTGCGCACGAAACTCGAGCCGGATCCACGCAAGCCACGCTTCATCAAAACGGTATATGGAGCTGGCTACTGCCTGGAACTTCCCACAGGAGGCCAGCTTGATGGTCTTCAGGATGCGGTTGCCATGGCCCGGGAAGAACGGAACCTTCAGCAGGGCGATCGCGCCAGCGCCTGA
- a CDS encoding DNA polymerase III subunit delta' yields MTGLFGDLIGQPLAVDLLEAALDQQRLAPAYLFAGPDGVGRRLTALRFLEGVLAAGGSSSRERRRLVERNHPDLLWVEPTFQHQGRLLSRAEAEEAGVSRRTPPQLRLEQIRGVARFLARQPVESARGMVVIEAAEAMAEAAANALLKTLEEPGHGLLILLTASPERLLSTIRSRCQLIRFLRLDSAAMHQVLERCGALAEDSPELLALAAGSPGALLDHRQRWSALPEDLTQRLKQRPDQPMEALALARDLCETLDGEQQLWLIDWWQQQLWTSGAGEQPLRRLETLRRHLLSFVQPRLAWEVALLDLRTE; encoded by the coding sequence ATGACGGGACTGTTTGGGGACCTGATCGGCCAGCCTCTTGCCGTGGATCTTCTGGAGGCGGCTCTTGATCAGCAACGCCTTGCTCCCGCTTATCTCTTTGCTGGTCCAGATGGCGTGGGGCGTCGACTGACTGCCCTGCGCTTTCTAGAAGGGGTTCTCGCGGCAGGCGGATCATCGTCACGGGAGCGCCGTCGCCTTGTCGAACGCAATCATCCCGATCTGCTCTGGGTGGAACCGACGTTTCAGCATCAGGGACGTCTGCTCTCCAGGGCCGAGGCTGAGGAGGCCGGCGTGAGTCGCCGTACCCCACCGCAGTTGCGACTGGAGCAGATTCGAGGAGTGGCTCGCTTTCTGGCGCGTCAACCGGTGGAGTCCGCCCGCGGCATGGTGGTGATCGAGGCGGCTGAGGCCATGGCTGAAGCCGCAGCGAATGCCTTGCTCAAAACCCTGGAGGAACCGGGGCATGGACTGCTGATCCTGCTCACAGCCTCACCCGAGCGTTTGCTCAGCACGATTCGTTCCCGCTGCCAGTTGATCCGATTCCTGCGACTGGATTCAGCGGCCATGCATCAGGTTCTGGAGCGATGTGGTGCTCTCGCTGAAGACTCTCCAGAGCTCCTGGCGCTCGCTGCCGGCTCTCCAGGCGCCCTGCTGGATCATCGCCAGCGTTGGTCAGCGCTTCCCGAGGATCTCACCCAGCGTCTGAAGCAGCGTCCAGATCAACCCATGGAGGCTCTTGCTCTGGCTAGGGATCTCTGCGAGACGTTGGATGGTGAGCAGCAGCTTTGGCTGATTGACTGGTGGCAACAGCAGCTCTGGACTTCAGGGGCTGGTGAGCAGCCCTTAAGACGTCTGGAAACCCTCAGACGCCATCTCCTTTCCTTTGTTCAACCACGTCTGGCCTGGGAGGTGGCGTTGCTGGATTTGAGAACTGAGTGA
- the tmk gene encoding dTMP kinase, whose product MTGRLIVLDGIDGCGKSTQLRRLADWLPGSGLMPVGAGLVLTREPGGTALGQAVRQLLLHTVDEQVPCPRAELLLYAADRAQHVDTLIRPALDRGDWVLSDRFSGSTLAYQGYGRGLDVALIQQLERIATAGLVPDLTFWLALPVIDSIRRRHGSEDDRIEAEGRPFLERVAAGFETLAGQRDWCRIDASRASVDVTSSLEQSLHQRFG is encoded by the coding sequence ATGACGGGTCGTCTGATCGTTCTCGACGGGATCGATGGCTGTGGCAAATCAACGCAGCTTCGACGTCTTGCCGATTGGTTGCCTGGCAGTGGTTTGATGCCCGTCGGTGCCGGCCTGGTTCTCACCCGTGAGCCTGGTGGAACAGCTCTGGGGCAGGCGGTTCGGCAGCTTCTGCTTCATACCGTCGATGAGCAGGTTCCCTGCCCGAGGGCCGAGTTGTTGCTCTATGCCGCTGACCGCGCACAGCATGTCGACACCTTGATTCGTCCGGCTCTTGACCGTGGCGACTGGGTTCTGAGCGATCGCTTTTCCGGTTCAACCCTGGCTTACCAGGGTTATGGACGGGGGCTCGATGTCGCTCTGATCCAGCAGCTGGAGCGGATCGCCACCGCTGGTCTGGTCCCAGATCTCACCTTCTGGCTTGCTCTTCCCGTCATAGATAGCATCCGTCGACGGCATGGGTCTGAAGACGATCGGATTGAAGCCGAGGGGCGGCCGTTCCTTGAGCGTGTCGCCGCCGGTTTCGAAACGTTGGCTGGTCAGCGCGATTGGTGTCGGATCGATGCGAGTCGTGCATCCGTTGACGTGACCAGTTCACTCGAGCAATCCCTGCATCAGCGCTTCGGATGA
- a CDS encoding cation-translocating P-type ATPase — protein MSPVLQTVVLDVEGMKCGGCVRSVERTLLEQPGVERADVNLVSRAAWLDLADSEGSVEAVLKALADRGFPARERSLESLASPVAAGDVKGLNWWRQWRQLMVALVLLLLSVLGHLSEAGHLSLPVIGRLPFHATLATVALIGPGRPILVGGFKAARAAAPSMDTLVGLGVGSAYLASLAALIWPSVGWPCFFNEPVMLLGFVLLGRFLEERARFRTGQALQQLAQLQPDTARLLMADGVIREVRVGALRPGEHVQLLAGDRVPVDGVVTEGCSAVDVSSLTGEPLPFNAAPGKELASGSLNLESTLVIEVTRVGSETALARIIRLVEQAQARRAPIQGLADRVAGRFCYGVIAFAVAAFLFWWLIGAELWPQVLHASSPGMVHGHGHHAGLGSGAETPIGLALQLAIAVLVVACPCALGLATPTVITVATGLAARRGWLYRGGDVIETAAAVKQVVFDKTGTLTLGRPLVTAVHAADPNHLLRLAASLECNSRHPLAYALLQEAQRREIDLLPVSDVRTVAGEGLRGVVEGCDLEVCVGRPEWLTSQGLVWNAADSSMHQEVCGTVVAVAEGTQILGFVEIEDQLRSDVSMALQQLRDQGMQLAMFSGDRESAVRRLGQSLGFSEEELGWQMRPEQKLARLEQLRLEQPVAMVGDGINDAPALAAADLGIAIGTGTQIAQDTAGMVLLGDRLDNLPDALRLARRTLAKVRQNLFWAFGYNLIALPIAAGVLLPSHGLLLSPPLAALLMALSSITVVVNALALRPA, from the coding sequence GTGAGCCCGGTGCTTCAGACGGTTGTCCTCGATGTGGAGGGCATGAAGTGCGGAGGTTGTGTTCGTTCCGTGGAACGCACCTTGCTGGAGCAGCCTGGTGTCGAGAGGGCTGATGTGAATCTGGTGAGTCGGGCCGCCTGGCTGGATCTCGCTGATTCAGAAGGGAGCGTCGAAGCAGTGCTGAAAGCGCTTGCCGATCGGGGGTTCCCAGCCCGTGAACGCTCTCTCGAATCCCTTGCAAGCCCCGTGGCTGCTGGGGATGTCAAAGGGCTGAACTGGTGGCGTCAGTGGCGCCAGTTGATGGTGGCACTTGTCTTGCTGCTGCTGTCTGTCCTTGGTCACCTCAGTGAGGCAGGCCATCTCTCTCTCCCTGTGATCGGTCGCCTGCCGTTTCACGCCACCCTGGCGACGGTTGCGCTGATCGGGCCGGGTCGCCCGATCCTGGTCGGAGGCTTCAAAGCAGCCCGCGCTGCGGCGCCCAGCATGGACACGCTGGTGGGACTGGGGGTTGGCAGCGCCTATCTGGCCAGCCTTGCAGCCCTGATCTGGCCGTCCGTTGGCTGGCCTTGTTTTTTCAATGAGCCCGTCATGCTGCTGGGCTTTGTGTTGCTCGGTCGCTTCCTTGAGGAGCGGGCACGTTTTCGAACCGGTCAGGCGCTGCAGCAGCTGGCCCAGCTGCAGCCCGATACGGCACGGCTGTTGATGGCGGATGGTGTCATCCGTGAGGTGCGCGTTGGTGCTTTGCGTCCCGGGGAGCACGTTCAGCTCCTCGCCGGCGATCGCGTCCCCGTCGATGGTGTGGTGACGGAGGGATGCTCGGCCGTGGATGTGTCGAGCCTCACCGGTGAGCCCCTTCCCTTCAATGCCGCGCCAGGAAAGGAGCTGGCGTCGGGAAGTCTCAATCTGGAGTCGACGTTGGTGATCGAGGTCACGAGGGTGGGCTCCGAGACCGCTCTGGCGAGGATCATCCGCTTGGTGGAGCAGGCTCAGGCTCGACGGGCTCCGATTCAGGGACTCGCCGATCGCGTGGCGGGCCGTTTCTGTTACGGCGTCATTGCCTTTGCCGTCGCCGCCTTTTTGTTCTGGTGGCTGATCGGCGCTGAGCTCTGGCCTCAGGTTCTGCATGCCTCGTCACCGGGCATGGTTCACGGCCATGGCCATCACGCCGGTCTGGGCAGCGGTGCGGAGACCCCCATCGGCCTCGCTCTCCAACTCGCCATCGCCGTGTTGGTTGTGGCCTGTCCCTGTGCCCTGGGTCTGGCGACGCCGACGGTGATCACCGTTGCCACGGGTTTGGCGGCCCGCCGCGGTTGGCTCTATCGCGGTGGTGATGTCATTGAAACGGCAGCAGCTGTCAAGCAGGTTGTCTTCGACAAGACCGGCACGCTGACCCTCGGCCGTCCTCTTGTAACCGCAGTGCATGCTGCGGATCCGAATCATCTGCTCCGGTTGGCCGCAAGTTTGGAATGCAACAGCCGACATCCCTTGGCCTATGCCCTGTTGCAGGAAGCCCAGCGCCGTGAAATCGACCTGCTTCCGGTGTCTGATGTGCGCACTGTGGCCGGCGAAGGCCTGAGAGGTGTTGTCGAGGGATGTGATCTGGAGGTGTGTGTTGGCCGTCCCGAGTGGTTGACCAGCCAGGGACTGGTCTGGAATGCCGCCGATTCCTCAATGCATCAGGAGGTTTGCGGCACCGTTGTGGCGGTTGCGGAGGGGACCCAGATTCTCGGATTTGTCGAGATTGAAGATCAACTGCGTTCCGATGTGTCCATGGCTCTGCAGCAATTGCGGGACCAGGGCATGCAATTGGCGATGTTCAGTGGTGATCGGGAGTCAGCGGTGCGCCGCCTCGGCCAGAGCCTTGGATTTTCCGAGGAGGAACTCGGGTGGCAGATGCGCCCGGAGCAGAAGCTGGCGCGACTTGAGCAGCTTCGCCTTGAGCAGCCGGTGGCGATGGTGGGGGATGGCATCAACGATGCCCCGGCCCTCGCGGCGGCAGACCTCGGGATTGCCATCGGCACTGGCACCCAGATCGCCCAGGACACTGCAGGGATGGTTCTTCTCGGTGATCGTCTTGACAATCTTCCGGATGCCTTGCGGTTGGCTCGACGCACCCTCGCGAAAGTCCGTCAGAACCTGTTCTGGGCCTTTGGTTACAACCTGATTGCGCTTCCAATCGCCGCTGGCGTCTTGCTGCCAAGCCATGGCCTGCTGCTGTCACCACCTCTAGCGGCGTTGTTGATGGCGCTCAGTTCGATCACCGTCGTGGTCAATGCTCTGGCTCTGCGCCCGGCATGA
- a CDS encoding photosystem I assembly protein Ycf3, with translation MADLIVKLLPINARSKEAYVYYRDGLSAQNDGDYAEALENYEESLKLEDNPTDRGETLKNMAIIYMSNGEEDRAIETYLKALEENPKQPSCLKNMGLIFEKRGRIAEEEGRQDDADRWLDQAADAWTQAVRLNPGGYLDIENWLKSSGRSSVDVYF, from the coding sequence ATGGCAGACCTCATCGTCAAGCTGCTGCCGATCAATGCCCGCTCCAAGGAGGCTTACGTCTATTACCGAGACGGATTGTCTGCCCAGAACGACGGGGACTACGCCGAGGCCCTGGAGAACTACGAAGAGAGCCTGAAGCTCGAGGACAACCCGACCGATCGAGGGGAAACCCTGAAAAACATGGCGATCATCTACATGTCCAACGGGGAGGAAGATCGAGCGATCGAGACCTATCTCAAGGCTTTGGAGGAAAACCCCAAGCAACCTTCATGCCTCAAAAACATGGGGCTGATCTTCGAGAAACGCGGACGAATTGCAGAAGAGGAGGGTCGACAGGACGATGCCGACCGCTGGCTGGACCAGGCAGCCGATGCCTGGACCCAGGCAGTTCGACTGAATCCTGGTGGTTACCTGGACATCGAAAACTGGTTGAAATCGAGCGGCCGCAGCAGCGTGGATGTTTACTTCTAA
- the radA gene encoding DNA repair protein RadA — translation MPRSRSLFVCQACGAKTRQFFGRCPECGSWNTLVEQTIPSEDGRRRRESPDPAQAAAPRRSTAMASLDDRPLQRMATGSEEFDRVLGGGLVPGSLVLVGGDPGIGKSTLLLQSASAMAAQSSVLYVSAEESAQQVKLRWQRLAAGASELQLLAETDLELVLEELEALRPAVAIIDSIQALHDANLTSAPGSVGQVRECAAALQRLAKRQNISLLLVGHVTKEGMLAGPKVLEHLVDAVLTFEGDRFASHRLLRAVKNRFGATHELGLFEMQAGGLAEVGNPSELFLSDARASGVATIVACEGTRSLVVDLQALVNVTSYASPRRTATGIGTNRLHQILAVLEKHMGLPLSRFDCYLAVAGGLEVEEPAADLGVAAAVVASFRDLTLPAGTVLIGELGLGGQLRPVGQLELRLQEAARLGFKRAVVPKGSGLGPLAAGLDLALLEAESVSEALVLALGEQVRADG, via the coding sequence GTGCCCCGCTCCCGCTCCCTTTTCGTCTGTCAGGCCTGTGGTGCCAAGACACGTCAGTTCTTCGGACGCTGTCCGGAGTGCGGCAGCTGGAACACGTTGGTGGAGCAGACCATCCCCAGCGAGGACGGTCGTCGCCGTCGAGAGAGCCCAGATCCTGCCCAGGCAGCCGCTCCGCGGCGATCCACCGCCATGGCCTCTCTGGACGATCGTCCACTGCAGCGGATGGCGACTGGCTCGGAGGAGTTCGACCGGGTGCTCGGAGGCGGTCTGGTGCCCGGTTCTCTGGTGTTGGTGGGCGGTGATCCAGGAATCGGCAAAAGCACCTTGTTGCTTCAGAGCGCATCGGCCATGGCGGCCCAGAGCTCGGTGCTGTACGTCAGTGCCGAGGAATCAGCCCAGCAGGTCAAACTGCGTTGGCAGCGGCTCGCCGCTGGGGCATCGGAGCTGCAGTTGCTGGCTGAAACCGATCTTGAACTGGTGCTTGAGGAGCTTGAGGCGCTCCGCCCAGCCGTGGCGATCATCGACAGCATTCAGGCGTTGCACGACGCCAATCTGACCAGTGCTCCAGGGTCGGTTGGTCAGGTGCGTGAATGTGCGGCGGCGCTGCAAAGGTTGGCCAAGCGCCAGAACATCTCACTGTTGTTGGTGGGTCACGTCACCAAAGAAGGAATGCTGGCCGGGCCGAAAGTGCTTGAGCATCTCGTGGATGCGGTGCTCACCTTCGAGGGCGATCGTTTTGCCAGTCATCGGCTGCTGAGAGCGGTGAAGAACCGCTTCGGTGCCACCCATGAGCTGGGTCTGTTTGAGATGCAGGCAGGGGGACTGGCTGAGGTTGGCAACCCCAGCGAACTGTTCCTCAGTGATGCCCGTGCCTCTGGGGTGGCCACAATCGTTGCCTGTGAGGGCACCCGCTCGTTGGTGGTTGATCTCCAGGCGTTGGTCAACGTCACCAGCTACGCCAGCCCGCGACGCACAGCCACAGGGATCGGCACCAATCGTCTGCATCAGATCCTGGCCGTGCTGGAAAAGCACATGGGTCTGCCGTTGTCACGTTTCGACTGCTATTTGGCTGTGGCCGGCGGATTGGAGGTGGAGGAACCGGCGGCCGATCTCGGCGTGGCCGCGGCTGTGGTGGCCAGTTTTCGCGATCTCACCCTGCCGGCGGGCACCGTTCTGATTGGTGAACTGGGACTGGGAGGCCAGTTGCGCCCTGTCGGTCAGCTCGAGCTTCGTCTCCAGGAAGCGGCGCGGTTGGGGTTCAAACGCGCTGTCGTTCCCAAGGGCAGTGGTCTGGGACCTCTGGCGGCAGGTTTGGATCTGGCCTTGCTGGAGGCCGAGAGTGTCAGTGAAGCGTTGGTCTTGGCTTTGGGTGAGCAGGTGAGGGCGGATGGATGA
- the rpaB gene encoding response regulator transcription factor RpaB, translating to MTTTAPSKETILVVDDEASIRRILETRLSMIGYNVVTACDGTEALELFPQCAPDLVVLDVMMPKLDGYGVCQELRKESDVPIVMLTALGDVADRITGLELGADDYVVKPFSPKELEARIRCVLRRVEKEQVAGIPNSGVIQVSDLRIDTNKRQVFRGDERIRLTGMEFSLLELLVSRSGEPFNRGEILKEVWGYTPERHVDTRVVDVHISRLRSKLEDDPANPELILTARGTGYLFQRIIDSVASEGS from the coding sequence ATGACCACCACGGCTCCCTCTAAGGAAACAATCCTCGTGGTTGATGACGAGGCCTCGATCCGACGGATTTTGGAAACGAGGCTCTCGATGATCGGATACAACGTCGTTACCGCCTGCGATGGCACAGAAGCCCTGGAGCTATTCCCCCAGTGCGCTCCAGACCTGGTGGTGCTGGACGTGATGATGCCGAAGCTCGATGGCTATGGCGTCTGTCAGGAGCTGCGCAAGGAATCGGATGTACCGATCGTGATGCTCACCGCCCTCGGAGACGTGGCGGACCGGATCACCGGCCTGGAGCTCGGCGCCGACGATTACGTCGTTAAACCGTTCAGTCCGAAGGAACTGGAAGCCCGTATCCGCTGCGTGCTTCGCCGGGTGGAAAAGGAGCAGGTGGCAGGAATCCCCAACTCCGGCGTGATTCAGGTGTCGGATCTGCGCATCGACACCAATAAGCGGCAGGTGTTCCGTGGTGATGAACGGATCCGGCTCACCGGAATGGAGTTCAGCCTTCTGGAACTCCTGGTCAGCCGATCAGGCGAACCGTTCAACCGCGGAGAGATTCTCAAAGAGGTTTGGGGGTACACGCCGGAACGACATGTCGATACCCGCGTGGTTGATGTTCATATTTCACGTCTTCGCTCCAAACTGGAAGACGATCCGGCCAACCCCGAGCTGATCCTCACAGCCCGCGGCACCGGTTATCTGTTCCAGCGCATCATCGACTCCGTTGCCTCCGAAGGGTCCTGA
- the plsX gene encoding phosphate acyltransferase PlsX, with protein sequence MPPKGPENSPADWSRGKNSRPRAIRRLVIWYRRNAAVTTLVDSATSSATAAGNVAGNVAETMVSGAGTVASSVLQPLVFDPLRRLQGGSIDSIDERDRLWVAVDGMGGDHAPGSILDGCLQAIERLPLKIKFIGERDRVLAAAETLQLRDQLQTAIDNGHLELVASGPSIGMNEEATAVRRKRDASINVAMDLVKKGQALASYSAGNSGAVMASAIFRLGRLKGIDRPAIGALFPTKDPGQPVLVLDVGANMDCKPAYLHQFALLGNIYSRDVLQVRRPRIGLLNIGEEECKGNDLALRSFELLRDEKRLHFAGNCEGRDVLSGEFDVVVCDGFTGNVLLKFLESVGSVLLGVLRAELPRGRRGKVGSAFLRSNLKRIKKRLDHAEHGGALLLGVNGICVIGHGSSKSLSVVSALRLAHSAASHGVMDDLAELQSCCG encoded by the coding sequence TTGCCTCCGAAGGGTCCTGAGAACTCCCCGGCCGACTGGTCGCGGGGCAAAAACAGCCGGCCACGGGCCATTCGCCGCCTGGTGATCTGGTATCGGCGCAATGCCGCCGTGACCACGCTCGTCGATAGCGCCACCAGCTCGGCCACCGCGGCCGGCAATGTGGCCGGCAATGTGGCCGAAACGATGGTTTCGGGCGCGGGGACCGTCGCCAGCAGCGTTCTGCAACCGCTGGTGTTTGATCCCCTGCGCCGGCTTCAGGGCGGCAGCATCGACTCCATCGACGAGCGCGACAGGCTCTGGGTTGCCGTGGATGGCATGGGTGGTGACCATGCTCCGGGTTCCATCCTTGATGGCTGCCTGCAAGCGATTGAGCGACTACCGCTGAAGATCAAATTCATCGGCGAACGCGACAGGGTTCTGGCCGCCGCCGAGACACTGCAACTGCGTGATCAACTTCAAACGGCGATCGACAACGGTCACCTGGAACTGGTCGCCAGCGGTCCCTCGATCGGGATGAATGAAGAAGCGACAGCCGTCCGGCGCAAACGGGACGCCAGCATCAATGTCGCCATGGACCTGGTGAAGAAAGGCCAGGCTCTGGCGAGCTACTCGGCTGGCAACTCCGGAGCTGTGATGGCATCAGCCATCTTTCGACTGGGACGGCTCAAGGGAATCGATCGTCCCGCCATCGGGGCCCTTTTCCCGACCAAGGATCCCGGGCAGCCGGTGCTGGTGCTGGATGTGGGAGCCAACATGGACTGCAAGCCCGCCTACCTGCACCAGTTCGCATTGCTGGGCAACATCTACAGCCGTGACGTGCTGCAGGTGCGTCGCCCCCGCATCGGCCTGCTCAACATCGGTGAGGAGGAGTGCAAAGGGAATGACCTGGCTCTCCGCAGCTTTGAACTCCTGCGTGACGAAAAGCGTTTGCACTTCGCAGGCAACTGCGAAGGCAGAGATGTGCTGTCCGGGGAATTTGATGTTGTTGTCTGCGACGGATTCACCGGCAATGTTCTGCTCAAGTTCCTGGAATCCGTGGGCAGCGTGCTGCTTGGGGTCCTGCGGGCTGAGCTTCCTCGAGGACGTCGGGGCAAGGTGGGCTCGGCCTTCCTGCGCAGCAATCTCAAGCGCATTAAAAAGCGGCTGGACCATGCCGAGCATGGAGGCGCTCTGCTGTTGGGAGTGAATGGCATCTGCGTGATCGGCCATGGCAGCAGCAAATCCCTGTCGGTCGTCAGCGCTCTGCGACTGGCCCACTCCGCCGCCAGTCATGGCGTGATGGACGACTTGGCGGAATTGCAGAGTTGCTGTGGTTGA
- a CDS encoding beta-ketoacyl-ACP synthase III, translated as MVAQPFRSAGVLLRGCGSATPSRSISNADLGQRVETSDSWIRSRTGIAARRVLGPSESLIDLCAASASSALTMAGWEPDSLDLILLATSTPDDLFGSAPRLQSRLGAHRAVAFDLTAACSGFLFALITAAQYLRSGAMRRILVVGADQLSRWVDWDDRRSCVLFGDAAGALVMEASPDDRDDLNGFLMRSDGSRGDVLKLPQIDERAPLVGDASHPQGGFQPIQMNGQEVYKFAVREVPGILDELLQQADLGAEQLDWLLLHQANQRILDAVAERFAVPSTKVLSNLANYGNTSAATIPLMLDEAVRDGRIQAGHRIASSGFGAGLSWGAALLRWSGPA; from the coding sequence TTGGTCGCGCAGCCGTTCAGGTCCGCTGGTGTGCTGCTGAGGGGCTGTGGCAGCGCCACCCCGTCCCGTTCGATCAGCAACGCTGACCTTGGCCAACGGGTCGAAACAAGCGACAGCTGGATCCGCAGCCGTACCGGAATCGCCGCGCGACGGGTGCTCGGGCCGTCGGAATCCCTAATTGATCTGTGCGCTGCGTCTGCATCCAGCGCCCTGACCATGGCGGGCTGGGAGCCCGACAGCCTCGACCTGATCCTGCTCGCCACCTCAACACCGGACGACCTGTTCGGATCCGCCCCACGACTCCAGAGTCGACTCGGTGCACATCGCGCTGTTGCCTTCGACCTCACCGCAGCCTGCAGCGGCTTCCTGTTCGCCTTGATCACCGCCGCTCAGTACCTGCGCAGCGGGGCCATGCGGCGGATCCTGGTGGTCGGTGCCGACCAGTTGAGCCGTTGGGTGGACTGGGATGACCGACGCTCCTGCGTTCTCTTCGGAGATGCCGCAGGTGCTCTGGTGATGGAAGCCTCCCCGGATGATCGGGACGACCTCAACGGCTTCCTGATGCGATCAGACGGCAGCCGTGGCGATGTTCTGAAACTGCCGCAGATCGACGAGCGGGCTCCCCTTGTGGGTGATGCAAGTCACCCGCAGGGAGGATTTCAACCGATTCAGATGAATGGCCAGGAGGTTTACAAATTCGCGGTTCGCGAGGTTCCTGGAATCCTGGACGAACTCCTGCAACAGGCCGATCTGGGAGCGGAACAGCTGGACTGGCTGCTGCTGCATCAGGCCAACCAACGCATCCTCGATGCTGTGGCTGAACGTTTCGCCGTCCCTTCAACCAAGGTGCTCAGCAACCTGGCGAACTACGGCAACACCTCAGCAGCGACGATTCCACTCATGCTCGATGAAGCGGTGCGGGACGGACGGATCCAGGCTGGCCATCGCATCGCCAGCAGTGGTTTTGGAGCCGGCCTGAGCTGGGGTGCGGCCCTGTTGCGCTGGAGCGGGCCGGCGTAA
- the fabD gene encoding ACP S-malonyltransferase — MTIAWVFPGQGSQKVGMADPLMDLPTALERFSIASELLGRDLLAICRGVASSAEVNDLNDTRNTQPALFVTESLLVDSLINQGREAELLAGHSLGELVALYAAGVFDLETGLKLMKTRSELMAKAGGGAMTAVIGFDRNQLNDLVASSEGVHIANDNSDAQVVLSGQPDALDGICASLRCKRAIPLAVSGAFHSPFMRDAADRFASELDKVAFQDARIPILSNSDPTPSSSGEVLKQRLKQQMTTGVRWRETMQHFQDAGVETLVEIGPGNVLSGLAKRSMASVTLAQIASAADLGL, encoded by the coding sequence ATGACGATCGCCTGGGTGTTCCCTGGTCAGGGATCTCAGAAGGTGGGGATGGCAGACCCGCTTATGGATCTCCCGACAGCGTTGGAACGCTTCAGCATCGCCTCGGAACTGCTTGGCAGGGACCTGCTGGCCATCTGCCGTGGCGTGGCCAGCAGCGCTGAAGTCAATGATCTCAACGACACCCGCAACACCCAGCCGGCCCTGTTCGTGACGGAGTCGCTGCTGGTGGACAGCCTGATCAACCAGGGGCGGGAGGCGGAGCTTCTGGCAGGGCACAGCCTCGGCGAGCTGGTGGCTCTCTACGCAGCCGGTGTTTTTGATCTGGAGACAGGTCTGAAGCTGATGAAAACCCGTTCTGAACTGATGGCCAAGGCGGGCGGTGGTGCCATGACGGCCGTGATCGGCTTCGATCGGAACCAGCTGAACGACCTGGTGGCCTCCAGCGAGGGTGTTCACATCGCCAACGACAACAGCGATGCCCAGGTTGTTCTCTCGGGTCAGCCCGATGCCCTGGACGGCATCTGCGCGAGCTTGCGCTGCAAACGTGCGATTCCTCTCGCTGTTTCAGGAGCCTTCCACTCCCCATTCATGCGTGATGCAGCCGATCGCTTTGCCAGCGAGCTGGACAAGGTTGCCTTCCAGGACGCCCGAATTCCGATCCTGAGCAACAGTGATCCAACGCCAAGCAGCAGCGGAGAGGTGCTGAAACAGCGCCTGAAGCAGCAGATGACCACCGGCGTGCGTTGGCGCGAAACGATGCAGCACTTCCAGGATGCAGGCGTCGAAACGCTGGTGGAGATCGGACCGGGCAACGTGCTGAGCGGCCTGGCCAAACGCTCGATGGCAAGCGTCACCCTGGCGCAAATCGCGAGTGCGGCGGACCTGGGGCTGTGA